The genomic stretch GGCTCGAGCAATTACCATCAACCGAGGGTGACTCCCCTTGAACCTCTCGAGTGCACACAAACGTCACTCCGGCCTCGTCTGCACGGAACTCGAACCTAGCGTCCGTCAGTCTCGTATCACTGGTCGTCCCAGTCAACGTCACTTCGGGCCGGCGGCTGTCCACCACCCATGTATGAGTCACAACTGGGCCGGTACTAGCATTATCCTTTGCCCGCAGATGGAACCTATATGTTCCATCGGTTGAAACCGTATATGGCCATGGACTGGAGCAAGACTCGTATGACGTGCCATCCTTGGAGCACTCAAAAACAACATCCGCAAAGAGGCCATCCACGCAAACCCCCGTGGGGTGCTCATTGTCCAAGCACACGTCATCGTGGGTAAAACTAAAATTGGTCGTAAGATTGTTTGTGCTATCCGGCAGTGAGCCGGTAAGCCGCGCCACCGGAATATGCTTGTCCACCGTGAAAGAATGGGTATCCGACGCTCGGTTATCCGTCCCCTTGGTCGCCTCGGCATAAACATCATATTTCGCGTGATCCACGATTTGAACATCGTTGCGAAGAACCGTGACATTCATTGCCCACGCGCCATTCGAGCCCATCGTTGCATTTCCTGGAACTTCCGAGGTGCCTTGCGACGAGATACCCATGTAAACTTTTACAGTACTACCAGGTTCGGCCGTACCTTCAATCAGAAGTCCTGTGACTGGGTTGAAATACGCATACGTATCGGGGCCGGGATTATTCACTTCGGTGCTTGCAACCACATGTTCAGCATTATCTTCTGAGAGTGCGGCATCTGAAGCGTTTAGTGCTCGGTCAATGAGCCCAGAGTGAAGGGAGAGCGTATCGCGGATGGGTTGAGCACCATTCCACGGGGTTCCTACCAACGTGGCGGCCAGGGCCGCTCCACCCACTCCCGCTTCGACCCCAAGTAGGCAATCTCCGTGCGAAGCCGCTTGGAACAGGATCCGGCCGCCTCCACCGCCTCCACCTGGAACCCCGGCGCCCATCAAATAGGGCGAAGCCCCTCCACCGCCGCCACCCCGGGCAAAAACCCCTCCACACTCCGCGGAAGCACCAAATCGCAAATAGATGCTGCCGCCCGCGCCGCCACCACCTGCCCCCCCTCGGCCCGCCACTCCTCCCGGCGCACCGTCCGCGACGATCACACCCTTTCCAGAAAGCTGGTGCGCACGGATGAACATGGCACCACCTCCCGCCCCTCCCTCCGGACGCAACTCGTCCTCCCCTTGCCCACTGCCACCTCCACCTCCGAAGCTCAGGCGATCGGCCAGCGAATAGACCAGTTTCGCACCGCCCTCCCCGCCAAGCCCGAAGGCCTCGCCAGTCAGTTCCGTGGAGCCACCACCGCGGCCACCTGGACCGCCATTCCCTCCGCCACCTCCACCGGCGAGCGGGCACAAGCCTCCCCCACCGCCATGGGACACAGACTCACGGCCCGTCGTCGTGGGGCCATATTGAGTGACGGCGATGCCCTCCCCCTTCCGGGCACCAGGCCGAACCGCCACGGACATGCCCAGACAGAGCGCTGGCTCGAAGGCATCCGGCACATAGACACCACCGCGAAAGCCCGCTCCCGTCGCGCTGAGGGTCCCCTCGTTGATCACCTCTCCCTTGGCCAGCAGGGCCACGACACCACCGGTGCGGCCATTCCAGGGCGCCGCGCGCACTTCCGCTCCCTCGCGGATGCGCAGCTGGGTGTACTCGGGAACCCGGATGACCTGGGTCACCTGCGCCGCGTACGCATTCACCAGGGGCGCGGTCAACGTGAGTGCCCCATCACCGCTCGCCGCCAACCGGGCGAATTCCCACTGCCCCACCGAGTCATGAGAGAGTTCGATGGGCTTGCTCCCCCCGGGTGACGGTTCCGGCACCAGTCCGGTCGACTGCAACACCATCACCAGGTCGC from Cystobacter ferrugineus encodes the following:
- the agmC gene encoding adventurous gliding motility protein AgmC codes for the protein MKAWLRTALLGLGLGSSPAWGEPDSFGVGTGRDGPLTVSEPGRVINRYAQVSGPAAPGDTVLLVADTDGFSKGDLVMVLQSTGLVPEPSPGGSKPIELSHDSVGQWEFARLAASGDGALTLTAPLVNAYAAQVTQVIRVPEYTQLRIREGAEVRAAPWNGRTGGVVALLAKGEVINEGTLSATGAGFRGGVYVPDAFEPALCLGMSVAVRPGARKGEGIAVTQYGPTTTGRESVSHGGGGGLCPLAGGGGGGNGGPGGRGGGSTELTGEAFGLGGEGGAKLVYSLADRLSFGGGGGSGQGEDELRPEGGAGGGAMFIRAHQLSGKGVIVADGAPGGVAGRGGAGGGGAGGSIYLRFGASAECGGVFARGGGGGGASPYLMGAGVPGGGGGGGRILFQAASHGDCLLGVEAGVGGAALAATLVGTPWNGAQPIRDTLSLHSGLIDRALNASDAALSEDNAEHVVASTEVNNPGPDTYAYFNPVTGLLIEGTAEPGSTVKVYMGISSQGTSEVPGNATMGSNGAWAMNVTVLRNDVQIVDHAKYDVYAEATKGTDNRASDTHSFTVDKHIPVARLTGSLPDSTNNLTTNFSFTHDDVCLDNEHPTGVCVDGLFADVVFECSKDGTSYESCSSPWPYTVSTDGTYRFHLRAKDNASTGPVVTHTWVVDSRRPEVTLTGTTSDTRLTDARFEFRADEAGVTFVCTREVQGESPSVDGNCSSPKTYSGLIEGLHKFSVVAKDKAGNSSDSKSHTWRVDKTGPGVVINSTPNSATNSQRASFVFKESADEQQAVKFRCTLDNESPGECTSPKTYESLGQGPHTFTVAAIDYLGNVGESKSFRWTVDFTPPVTTLTGFPAPLTIETKADFTFKSDKTNIDYYLCSLSTKNGGGFERCGTVGSMSYSNLSEGKQTFRVQAVDSLGNIEKVPVEYSWTVDTSDPEIVIRKPAPNGMSNTRYVVVEGDSSEPGATVSLFFDGSTSAQTTVSNPDNGSWIFVAQTPLSEGAHTLKAQIVDWAKRKKETSIISFVVNTFRPETEIVSGPPSPYKSGIANFVFSAPNVPEVRKNDVEFKCQLDPDLSNPDHPWTSCESEQEYSKLKNGLHTLRVRAWLDGNEDLTPAVYEWEVLVELPAFPEILAPEKDSRVATESLTISGKSVSKGQVHVFINGVESGIALAGVDGAWTFKPSPALAPGEYTVEAQAEDELGNKSKDRSPGVSFSVYVPEDVIDIIESGGGLTCSAGGAVPSPVLLWGLLALFGVRRRRC